The Coregonus clupeaformis isolate EN_2021a chromosome 13, ASM2061545v1, whole genome shotgun sequence genome includes a region encoding these proteins:
- the LOC121579581 gene encoding UDP-glucose 6-dehydrogenase-like isoform X1 — protein MVEVRRICCIGAGYVGGPTCSVIAQMCPEVTVTVVDVNEDRIRAWNSDSLPIFEPGLQEVVDSCRGVNLFFSTDIDEAIKNADLVFISVNTPTKTFGIGKGRAADLKYIEACARRIADVSIGCKIVVEKSTVPVRAAESIRRIFNANTKSSFNFQVLSNPEFLAEGTAITDLKNPDRVLIGGDETPEGQHAIEALRSIYEHWVPKSKIITTNTWSSELSKLAANAFLAQRISSINSISALCEVTGADVEEVAHAIGTDQRIGSRFLKASVGFGGSCFQKDVLNLVYLCEALNLPEVARYWQQVIEINDYQRKRFSSQIISCLFNTVTDKKIALLGFAFKKNTGDTRESSSIYISRYLLEEGACLHIYDPKVKALQIMHDLTQPTLSERHDPATVSRLITIVTDPYKACENAHAIVICTEWDMFTELDYEKIYKAMLKPAFIFDGRRILDSLHDQLQHIGFQVETIGKRVNQRIHFTASGDKSKIDQQQPLKKIKL, from the exons ATGGTGGAGGTGAGGAGGATCTGTTGTATTGGGGCTGGCTACGTGGGAGGTCCCACCTGCAGCGTGATCGCCCAGATGTGCCCCGAGGTGACGGTTACCGTGGTGGACGTGAACGAGGACCGCATCCGTGCCTGGAATTCTGATAGCCTTCCCATCTTTGAG CCTGGACTCCAGGAAGTGGTGGACTCATGCCGCGGGGTCAACCTTTTCTTCTCCACAGACATTGATGAGGCCATAAAAAATGCAGACCTGGTTTTCATATct GTCAATACGCCTACCAAGACATTTGGAATTGGTAAGGGTCGAGCAGCGGACCTGAAGTACATAGAAGCATGTGCCCGGCGCATTGCTGATGTGTCCATCGGGTGTAAGATTGTTGTAGAGAAAAGCACAGTTCCTGTTCGTGCTGCTGAGAGCATCCGCCGCATCTTCAATGCCAACACCAAGAGTAGCTTCAACTTTCAG GTTCTCTCAAACCCAGAGTTTCTTGCTGAGGGAACAGCCATCACTGATCTGAAGAATCCAGACAGGGTATTGATTGGAGGGGATGAGACCCCTGAGGGCCAACATGCTATTGAGGCCCTGCGGAGCATCTATGAGCACTGGGTCCCCAAGAGCAAGATTATCACCACCAACACCTGGTCCTCTGAGCTCTCCAAGCTG GCAGCCAATGCCTTTCTGGCCCAACGTATCAGTAGCATCAACTCCATCAGTGCCCTGTGTGAGGTAACTGGTGCTGATGTAGAGGAGGTGGCGCATGCCATCGGGACAGACCAGAGAATAGGCAGTCGCTTCCTGAAGGCCAGCGTGG GATTTGGTGGCAGCTGTTTCCAGAAGGATGTCCTCAATCTTGTGTACCTATGCGAGGCTCTAAACCTACCAGAGGTTGCAAGATACTGGCAACAG GTTATAGAGATAAACGACTACCAGCGAAAACGATTCTCTTCGCAGATAATCAGCTGCCTCTTCAACACAGTGACGGACAAGAAGATAGCCTTGCTAGGATTCGCTTTCAAGAAAAACACAGGCGATACAAG GGAATCCTCTAGTATCTACATCAGTCGCTACCTGCTGGAGGAGGGGGCCTGTCTACACATCTATGACCCCAAGGTTAAAGCGCTGCAGATCATGCACGACCTAACTCAGCCCACACTCTCAGAAAGACATGACCCCGCCACAG TTTCTCGTCTAATCACCATCGTCACTGACCCATACAAGGCTTGTGAGAACGCCCATGCAATTGTCATCTGCACAGAGTGGGATATGTTCAcg GAGCTGGACTATGAGAAGATCTATAAAGCCATGCTGAAACCTGCCTTCATCTTTGACGGTAGAAGGATCTTGGATAGCTTGCACGACCAACTCCAGCATATCGGCTTCCAG GTGGAGACTATTGGGAAAAGAGTTAACCAGAGGATCCACTTCACTGCAAGTGGCGACAAGTCAAAAATAGACCAACAGCAACCATTGAAGAAGATCAAACTATGA
- the LOC121579581 gene encoding UDP-glucose 6-dehydrogenase-like isoform X2, protein MVEVRRICCIGAGYVGGPTCSVIAQMCPEVTVTVVDVNEDRIRAWNSDSLPIFEPGLQEVVDSCRGVNLFFSTDIDEAIKNADLVFISVNTPTKTFGIGKGRAADLKYIEACARRIADVSIGCKIVVEKSTVPVRAAESIRRIFNANTKSSFNFQVLSNPEFLAEGTAITDLKNPDRVLIGGDETPEGQHAIEALRSIYEHWVPKSKIITTNTWSSELSKLAANAFLAQRISSINSISALCEVTGADVEEVAHAIGTDQRIGSRFLKASVGFGGSCFQKDVLNLVYLCEALNLPEVARYWQQIISCLFNTVTDKKIALLGFAFKKNTGDTRESSSIYISRYLLEEGACLHIYDPKVKALQIMHDLTQPTLSERHDPATVSRLITIVTDPYKACENAHAIVICTEWDMFTELDYEKIYKAMLKPAFIFDGRRILDSLHDQLQHIGFQVETIGKRVNQRIHFTASGDKSKIDQQQPLKKIKL, encoded by the exons ATGGTGGAGGTGAGGAGGATCTGTTGTATTGGGGCTGGCTACGTGGGAGGTCCCACCTGCAGCGTGATCGCCCAGATGTGCCCCGAGGTGACGGTTACCGTGGTGGACGTGAACGAGGACCGCATCCGTGCCTGGAATTCTGATAGCCTTCCCATCTTTGAG CCTGGACTCCAGGAAGTGGTGGACTCATGCCGCGGGGTCAACCTTTTCTTCTCCACAGACATTGATGAGGCCATAAAAAATGCAGACCTGGTTTTCATATct GTCAATACGCCTACCAAGACATTTGGAATTGGTAAGGGTCGAGCAGCGGACCTGAAGTACATAGAAGCATGTGCCCGGCGCATTGCTGATGTGTCCATCGGGTGTAAGATTGTTGTAGAGAAAAGCACAGTTCCTGTTCGTGCTGCTGAGAGCATCCGCCGCATCTTCAATGCCAACACCAAGAGTAGCTTCAACTTTCAG GTTCTCTCAAACCCAGAGTTTCTTGCTGAGGGAACAGCCATCACTGATCTGAAGAATCCAGACAGGGTATTGATTGGAGGGGATGAGACCCCTGAGGGCCAACATGCTATTGAGGCCCTGCGGAGCATCTATGAGCACTGGGTCCCCAAGAGCAAGATTATCACCACCAACACCTGGTCCTCTGAGCTCTCCAAGCTG GCAGCCAATGCCTTTCTGGCCCAACGTATCAGTAGCATCAACTCCATCAGTGCCCTGTGTGAGGTAACTGGTGCTGATGTAGAGGAGGTGGCGCATGCCATCGGGACAGACCAGAGAATAGGCAGTCGCTTCCTGAAGGCCAGCGTGG GATTTGGTGGCAGCTGTTTCCAGAAGGATGTCCTCAATCTTGTGTACCTATGCGAGGCTCTAAACCTACCAGAGGTTGCAAGATACTGGCAACAG ATAATCAGCTGCCTCTTCAACACAGTGACGGACAAGAAGATAGCCTTGCTAGGATTCGCTTTCAAGAAAAACACAGGCGATACAAG GGAATCCTCTAGTATCTACATCAGTCGCTACCTGCTGGAGGAGGGGGCCTGTCTACACATCTATGACCCCAAGGTTAAAGCGCTGCAGATCATGCACGACCTAACTCAGCCCACACTCTCAGAAAGACATGACCCCGCCACAG TTTCTCGTCTAATCACCATCGTCACTGACCCATACAAGGCTTGTGAGAACGCCCATGCAATTGTCATCTGCACAGAGTGGGATATGTTCAcg GAGCTGGACTATGAGAAGATCTATAAAGCCATGCTGAAACCTGCCTTCATCTTTGACGGTAGAAGGATCTTGGATAGCTTGCACGACCAACTCCAGCATATCGGCTTCCAG GTGGAGACTATTGGGAAAAGAGTTAACCAGAGGATCCACTTCACTGCAAGTGGCGACAAGTCAAAAATAGACCAACAGCAACCATTGAAGAAGATCAAACTATGA